The Xenorhabdus poinarii G6 nucleotide sequence GTGCCCATATCACGGCCATCTGCAATAAGCCCCGGTGCAATGCGGAAAGCCCTCTGCCGACGCAAGAGCGCTTCCCGAACGCGTGGGAATGTTGCCGTCTGGGAAGCTGTGTTGCCAACGGTTTCGGTACGAATTTCATTACTGACATCTTCGCCTTCCAGAATGACCAGAAGCTGCCCCTGTGCAGGCACAAAACGAACATCCAGATTTGCGGCCAGAGGAACCAGAGCATCTTCAGATCGGATATCCACCTGATGATGAATGGCAGCCAGTGCCAATACTCGATAAATAGCGCCCGAATCAAGCAATTGCCAATCTAATGCTTCAGCCAGAGCCTGACATAATGTTCCCTTGCCAGCACCACTTGGCCCATCAACGGTTATTACTGGGGCTATCGCCGCCATCATTATCCTCCTCTTCGCGTAACATTCGTATAACAGACAGGTCATTTACCGAATGTAGAAAATTGCTTAATTAATAAGCAATAAAAAACTTGCCTTATTATACGCACTCAGCCAGTGAGAGAAACAGACGCAGCATAATTATCTCTAAATTTCTATTCCAACATGTCAAGATTGACTGAGTTTTTCAAGCTGGTGAAAATAGTCCGGGAATGTTTTTGCTGTACAACCTGGATCAAGAATGGTGACCGGGGTATCCGATAAAGCGACCAGTGAGAAACACATCGCAATGCGATGATCATTGTAGGTTTCAATTTCAGCGTGCCTGAGCTTTTCCGGCGGAGAAACCCGAATATAGTCATGTCCCTCTTCCACTACG carries:
- the cmk gene encoding (d)CMP kinase, with protein sequence MAAIAPVITVDGPSGAGKGTLCQALAEALDWQLLDSGAIYRVLALAAIHHQVDIRSEDALVPLAANLDVRFVPAQGQLLVILEGEDVSNEIRTETVGNTASQTATFPRVREALLRRQRAFRIAPGLIADGRDMGTVVFPDAPVKIFLDASAEERARRRMLQLQEKGFSVNFGRLLSEIQERDFRDRHRAVAPLVPAQDALILDSTSMSIEEVIDKALAYAKNTLEIPA